The DNA region GTCAATAAGAATAACTAGATAACAAAATTGCTCCTATTAAACACATGTAGGTCAATAACACCCATTTTAAATCGAAAAAAACTTCTGAAATCAATCCGTCCGCTATTATCCAATCCGGTGGTATTTTTACACCCATTTTAAATCGATTAATCATTGAAGCCAGATGGAAAaccatttttggattttttttttctcaccccTAGTGTTACGTGTTTCTTTTCTAACCATCCAaccatttttggattttttttttctcaccccTAGTGTTACGTGTTTCTTTTCTAACCATCCaacaatttttggatttttttttctcaccccTAGTGTTACGTGTTTCTTTTCTAACCATCCaacaatttttggattttttttttctcaccccTAGTGTTACGTGTTTCTTTTCTAACCATCCCCTTTCTCTCACGCACAAGCTGCTTTCAACACTTTTTTTAGTAATGTGTTTAATTTCtacaagtaagaaaaaaaaccaGTGCATGCACCAATTGAATTCTTACCCTCAATGCACCATCAATCTcatgtgaatttgaatttcatgattaagactTACTTTAATAAATCTCAAATTATTCTCGGATTCACATTATTaataaaaggtaaaattgtatttttaatttcttaacttatttttaattttgattggaaattaaaattacgtggttagataaaaaagaaagacaaaatttattaataattttaaagaagacCAAAATCACAATTAGagataaattgaaaaataaaaatataattttgcctTAATAAAAACACTATGGCTGTACCATAAGTGGTGGCCAGACCATGTCAAAATATTTCAtcgtttctcttctttttttttttccacatcCGCTATCacgttttttttattacatcacCTAACATGTTTCAAcgtactttattattattttaattttctataaatatattattatgatattaaaatatacaaaaatttaaaattaataaagaatttCACATCATAGATACCTAAAActatatttaaaattgtaactgtttaaaattgtaattgtttaaaatatttttattcatagaacaataataaaatttatatgaatatattttatgtcattttataattgttaattattttaatagtaaatttattaaatatttttaatttaataagctaACTTAAACTTTCAAACTTTGAATAATTCAAAAAAGGGtaaataatgaattttgttCATGAAAGTGTAATTCACTGATAAATGTgtctttaaaagatgaaaatacaaaatttagttcccgaaagtgtaaaaagtgcgacaaatatatccgaTCGTTAACTTTTGTCCGTcaccattaataaaaatagtctACGTGGCATAGAAGAACGAATTtactgaaatgattgtcaacgtgGACATCTCTAATTATCAGCATAGGGACATATTtgttgtataatatttttatttttatttttttgtctttccaCTCCGGTGACAAATAcatccctgaaagatgaaaatacaaaatctagtccgcgaaagtgtaaaaaatgcgacaaatatatccagacggtaataatagattgtaactaattattataattttgaaaaatttataatgattgcgACAAAATTTTGGGAGAGTTATATCACACTAATAAGTGTCtgtttttgttatataattttcaagCTTCATCAATGATTGAAAGTGAAACATGCATAAAATATTGTCAATGAAAGTGGATTTTTATTACTTTGGCGAATACTTCTTACTTTTTttcaactacaaaaaaaaaatcaatccttTGATTGTTAATTCTTGAATAAATGCTATCaacacagaaaaagaaaaaagaaattttactcTAAAACGATAAGAGAATCAATGTTTCTGTTTAATCaaacactatttatttaattttttttataattttttcataataaaatatgaatgtctattagtatatgcaatgacatcaaattacaaattataataataaaagtttgttgatttttaaattattttttttataaatcatacacaattattttttattgactggtcatttaaaaaatcataaccttaaaaataatcattcCAAAGGATGTGAgtgttttttacaaattaaaagtgtcattgcaattgtaatttttccaaaaaattattcatgaatctaatttaactataatgttttacaataaatatttttttacttgaacctTTCATCAAGCATGAGAgtgtaaaaaaatcatttatagtTTACAAAATgagtattctttttcttttagactCAACTTAATTTACGAGTTTGTTTTGCAATtactataaattttttcaaattataataattagtcacaatctactaTTAATGTTTgagtatatttttcattttttttacactttcagagactaaattttatatttttatcttttaaggaCGTATTTGTCAGCGAAGTgagaagatgaaaaataaaaaaaataatataacaaatatgTCCATATGCTGATAATTAGAGATGATcacgttgacaatcatttcagttACAAATTTATACCTCTGTgtcacataaattattttattaacggtgacgaACGGAAGTTAACTGCtgaatatatttgtcgcactttttatacttttgagaactaaattttgtatttttatttttcaggaatgcagcgaattacacatttaggaacaaaatgactatttaccttaaaaatattaatgacatAACAATTGCTATAACTTATAATTCAAACAATTAAATGGTTGGAATAGCAAAAGTCTCCAAAACTTAATTCTTTTTGTCATACATAAATTAATGATCGTTGTgctctctttgttttcttttacatCAAAAACTTTGTTGTAGAGAAACTTCAAATGTTGTGATAATGTAAGCCATTCAACCATTTATTGGCAGATGGTATACACACGTCTCCTTAAATTGTGTTTCTCCACAAATTGACCCCAAATATAAGGTAGCATATACAACctaaaaaatcaagaacataCCTACAACCAGAAAAATGGTAGTAACCATTGTAGCTTCTCATTGTGTTGTTCCAAACCAAGAAACACCCAAGGTTCGTTTATGGTTATCAGATAGTGACCAAGTAGTGCGTTTAGGTCATACACCCACTATATATGTTTACAAAGCAAAACACAACACCAAAACCATAGAGAGAATGAAAACCTCACTTGGCAAGATTTTGGTGTACTACTATCCAGTTGCTGGAAGATTGAACTTATCAGATAGTGGTCGAATGGAATTGGATTGCAACGCAAAGGGAGTGACACTTCTTGAAGCTGAAACCACAAAGTCATTGGGTGATTATGGAGATTTTTCACCTTCTGAGTCCATCAAGGAAGAGCTTGTTCCACAAATTGATTATACTCAACCCTTAGAGGAGCTTCCTTTGTTGTTTGTGCAATTGACAAGATTCAAAGATGGTGAAAGCTTTGCCATTGGAGTTGCCTGCTCCCATACGTTGGCTGATGGTCTTAGTGCAATTCAATTCATCAATTCATGGGCAAAGGTAGCTCGAGGAGAGACACTAGAGCCACATGAAGTGCCATTTCTTGATAGAACagttctcaaactccaacactctCCATCAGCACCATGCTTTGATCACCCAGAACTGAAGCCACTACCACTCAAACTAGGAAGTTCTGATAGCATTGCTGAGGAAAACAAGAAGACATGTGCTGTATTACTGAAACTAACACCAGAGCAAGTGGGGAAGCTGAAAAAGAAGGCCAATGACCAACCCATGAAAGAAGGGTCAAGAGTAAGACCTTATAGCAGATTTGAAGCTATTGCTGCTCATATATGGAGATGTGCATGTAAGGCTCGTGAACTTGATGAGAAACAACCAACCCTAGTTCGGTTCAACGGTGACATTCGCAGCAGACTAATTCCACCTCTTCCTAGGACTTACTTTGGGAATGCTTTGGCAGCAACAGTTACACCCAGATGTTATGTTGGAGAAACCTTGTCAAAACCATTGAGCTATGCTGCCCAAAAAGTAAGAGAAGCAATTGAAATGCTTACGAATGAGTACATAAGGTCACAGCTAGACATTGTATTAGGTGAGGAGCAATTGGATTGCATAAAGGCTTTATTCTCGGGACAAGGAGAACGTAGGAATGCACCATTTGCAGGGAATCCGAATCTTCAAATCACAAGCTGGATGAGCATGCCAGTGTATGAAGCAGATTTTGGTTGGGGAAAGCCTATGTATTTTGGTTTGGCATATGTGTCTGCACAAGATAGGGCAGTGATTCTTCTAAGTCCTCATGGGGATGGATCCGTTATTGTGTCCATGCACTTCCAAATAGCACATATGCAACTCTTCAAGAAATACTTCTACGAGAATATATGATATATTCATATCATTCATCTGAACAGTCTTCATCATCAGCTTTGTCCTGCTcaagttttatatttaatatatgcaATTTCctatatatgtaatatatatttgtggttgattttactTTCCTAGTTTGTTAGTATTTTGGTATGTGTTGAAATGACTACTTTACCACTAGTCATGTTAGGGAAGTAATAAGGAACAAAAGATAATAGCAGGGGTAGGGGTCGAAATAGCAAACCAGGGGTACAAGAGGAAGCAAAGCCCAACAGAAGAATTGTGAAACCATCTTACCTCAGGGACTATGTCTGAGGAAAGAATGGTAAGATCAGCAAAAGAAGGCACCATGTACTATGAGAAATATCCTTGTGAAACCATCTTACCTCAGTAAATGTTGAACTTTTTATGCTACATTAGTTATCTTCTTTATGTATGTTGAATTTAGAAAAGTTATAGATGCTTgaattttgaagaaattttaaGTCTAGTCCTGGTCCCAATGCTTTTGCTTGAATTGAAATGAGATTTGTTTCCTACATTTGAGTTTCTTTGTAAGTACCTTTGCTGATATTTTATGTCTCTTTCTGTTTGTGTATTGTTCCATAAGtttttcattcttccttctAAATTAGGAACTATACAAGTGTAGAAATTTGCagctttcattttttgtttgaagaTATAAACACTACTGAAAAAATGACATATGTATTCAAAGaggattttgaattatttttgaaaCCAATCTTATCAAAAGTTTTGACTTTgaacaaaagtttcataaaaaatggttttaaaatattttattttttaagatggtttattttttaatatcatcatgtattttttcaataaaataaatataaaaaaaagaaaattaaatactcatttaattattattttttcttatcaaacatacattacattttaattaagtaTTTGAATTTAGCATATATTAATCTATACAATGAATTCAGAGAAAAAGGAGTTGTATGAGAATAGAAAATGAGactatacatatataaatactaaaaatattaaaaatatctaaaattaaaggaattcatatttcataattagtaagaaaaaattcaaaacataacCACACAATAGTAGATAAAATATGATCAAAACAAGCAGTCATCGTGCCAATTATTCTATACCAACTTGAAAGTCATAGTTTGATGACGGGAACAATATGGCTAGAACAAACCAGACTTGTTTTGCAAAGATGGGCATCAATCAAATACACTGTAGTTAGCTGCATAGATGAATATACATGAGttcttaaaataacatatgGTTTGACATCAGCAAGACATAAAGAACAGAACTATACCCATAGGTTCAATTTCTTTATGAGCTTCAGGATGACATTCTTGGCACttgaatggataaaaaaaagttccaCTTGGCCAGGAAAGTCAAAGAGTAGGTAGTGATTTGAAATGTGAATACTATTGTCACGTTAATAGAGTAGACTGTCTGAACTGAATAAGTAGAGCAGTAGTTTGTAGTATATATAAGTAGAGCACAGTAGTGATTgtcaaaaaagtttttttttttatgtagataattaaaggaaataaaaaataacttaaaatgctTTCCTGACATATttcaagtctttttttttttctttttccttttgctttctcttAGTCATCCTCTTGATGTGTTTCTTGATTCTTGCggattaagaatataaaaataaattgaagacCAATTAAATATGACATGAAtgctatatatttattaaaattaaaactgatAATTTCTATTTCCAGCGGTAACATGACGGACTGATATTATAATCTTCTACAAGTCTACAAATTACTCAAACAATATTTAACCACTAATATCTACTTTCAATAACTTAAAGAATGAATTTCtagtcaaatatatattttttggaggaatctagtaaaatattttaaaaaaaacgtgAGAACACATGCAAATGTTTCAAGTAGAGATTTCACAGTTCATTCTACGGTGTGACAAAATTCATTTAACCATATATTGTTTAATCATTTAGCGAATATGCCCATTCCGCACACAAAATTACTTTATACACCAAATGATTTtagatttcttttttaaaaaaatgatagacttaatttactcaattaaaacttttaatttaatgattaaattaagaaaatttataaataaaaatataaaagaaaatatttttatcaaaacttactcctaaaataattaacttattccttatatatatataatgattcacattgttttgaaaaatatataacattaattttgatttatgtattaaataattttttattaatgtaaaatttagtatatatgatctacatgaaattaaattttaatataactaagttttttggataaaattattaaattaatagttattaaatattgtatttttttgtgtgaaaatgGTTATATAGTTggtgtaaattatattaaccaGGATCATTTGATGCTTCccacatataataataataatataatttacacgaattataataaaatattaaacataacAACCCCCCTCTTTTCAAGAAGAAATCtatataaactcttttatcAACGCAAATTCAAAACGGTGATTCATTATATTACTAGACAATCCTAATCCTTGCACTTGGAACAGACCCATAGTTTGACGGCTTAAAGTTGGCTGCTTAGTGTTGTCGCGGGGTAGGGCAAATGTGTTAAAAAACAAAGGAATGAAATGACAAATTTTTTAAGCTGATATTCTGTACAAACTAATGCAACTTCAAGAATTAGACATTCAAACAAAAaaccaataaaagtaaaatgattAGAGAATCACGTCAAATTAGCCTTTGCAATGGAGATCCAATGACAATCTTCATACTCCCAACACTTCGAGTACCATAAATAAATCCTGGCCTCAGACTTACTACTGAAAAAAACATGTAATAGTCCA from Glycine soja cultivar W05 chromosome 8, ASM419377v2, whole genome shotgun sequence includes:
- the LOC114423382 gene encoding spermidine hydroxycinnamoyl transferase-like; translation: MVVTIVASHCVVPNQETPKVRLWLSDSDQVVRLGHTPTIYVYKAKHNTKTIERMKTSLGKILVYYYPVAGRLNLSDSGRMELDCNAKGVTLLEAETTKSLGDYGDFSPSESIKEELVPQIDYTQPLEELPLLFVQLTRFKDGESFAIGVACSHTLADGLSAIQFINSWAKVARGETLEPHEVPFLDRTVLKLQHSPSAPCFDHPELKPLPLKLGSSDSIAEENKKTCAVLLKLTPEQVGKLKKKANDQPMKEGSRVRPYSRFEAIAAHIWRCACKARELDEKQPTLVRFNGDIRSRLIPPLPRTYFGNALAATVTPRCYVGETLSKPLSYAAQKVREAIEMLTNEYIRSQLDIVLGEEQLDCIKALFSGQGERRNAPFAGNPNLQITSWMSMPVYEADFGWGKPMYFGLAYVSAQDRAVILLSPHGDGSVIVSMHFQIAHMQLFKKYFYENI